The Alistipes megaguti sequence TTGAACCGGTTTGATACAACTGTTGCCAACTGGACATCTTGGAATTACCTGGCAGTCGCGGTCTTGTTACTAAAGAAAATTTCACGAAAACAAAAAGTTTAAATCACTTCAATATCTCAGATCAGACAAAATTTCCTTACCTGTTTTATTTTCATCAACAGCAACAACCACAAAGTCCTTACTTCCCGCAGATTTAAAACCATGCGGGGTTAATTCAAAATAATTCCCGGCTATAACATTAGCAATTGCCCCCCAGAAAAGACAACAAATACAAAAAAACTTTTTCATAGTATCGCAATTTCTTATGAAAAAGGCTCGACAACCGTCAGATTGTCAAGCCTTTCCTTCAGTCGGGGTGACTGGATTCGAACCAGCGACCACACGCCCCCCAGACGTTACAAACAGCCAATAACAATCTATTAGCCAGACGATTACAGCGACAGATCATCTGCGGTTTACACGACAGTTTACACGGATACAAAACCACGGTTGATTAAACAATAAGTGAATTGAGGAGATATGACATTAAAGAAAGGACAAACTTTAGCAAAGGGGCATATTTGAGCCCCCTTGCAAAGTCTGTCCTCGGAAACTGTTAGATGTTTTTGTATTTATGCAAACTGTTCCAAATATTTCTCATTGAAGCCAGCCAGTGAAAAGCGGAACTCTTTCTTGGTACCATTTTGTGCCGTATAGTTGAACACAATAGTATCGCTGTGGATATGCGCTTCAAAAAGATTGAGTGTATATCCTATTGGTGGAATGGTAATGACATTCGGAAATTTTACGATGTAGGGTCTTTGACTGGACTCTTGAGGTGGTAGTGTAAAATTGAATCCTGTTTGTAGAAGGCCTCTTTTTAGAAAGGAGATTGTAGCGGCTTGAGTAAGGTCTATATCGAGTTCAAGGAAGTAGTAGAACTCAACGGGTGTGGGATTGTCTTTTCGGCGTCCTACAAAAAGACATATTCCATCAAGATCATAGGATATGGATTTGGCAACATAGGAGATTTCAATATCATTCAATATCTCTGTGCCCGTTTGTCAATCTGTTATCGGTGTTTTTCTTTTCATTTCAGCTAAAATTTATAGGGTGATTAAATCTTTGATTATGATGTAAATATAGCTAAAATTCATGAGATTTGCAAGTGATATATTATTTAGACTTGAAAAACGATTAAACAGAAATCGTTCCCCCAAGTCTATCCCTCGTTTGAAAGATTACATTTCTCGCATTAGTTGATCGCAAGCATTTCTATTTAGTTCCAATAAAATATCACGCAGCGAATAATAAAAGTCTGCAATCGTCACATGATCCATTTCTCGATTTGGCATAACATACTTTTCCACCGATTGATTCGTAATGCAATTTTCAAACACTATTTTTCTGCCCATGAAATAAGAACAACCTCTGTCTGGAAAAACATGTTTAACCTTGAACATCCCCCGTTGATAAGATGTTGGTTTTTGTCTTTGTTTATAATCTGAATTTGAGGCCACCAATATTTATCGGGATAAGATGGGGTCGGGTGAGACTTATCATACATGAAAGCAACATACATTTCTATATCTTGCTCTCCTTGTTCTCTTAACTTATCCTGTAATTCCTGGAATGATTGTGCTTCGATAAATTTACCCTCCAAGGTAACAGCATAGTATTCTGTGCTTTTTTGCATAATAAGTCAAATTATATTTAACCTCTCCTGCCATGCAGAGACACAGCAGGAGAGGATCGTTGTTTTTATTCATCTAATTCTGTAATGCTTCTAAATTCATTCCAGCCATATTCGCGTTTATAGGCATAGGTACAACCCGAGGGTACTTTAAGTTCCGCATAAGGATCTATCCAATCAAAAGCATTTTTTTCACAAGTCGGTGGCGTTTCTGTGCCGATTTTGAATAAACGCAGTTCGGAATCACCGTGAAAAGCATATTCACCGATCGTCTTAACCTGCGTACAAGCTGACATATCGACGATCATCAATTTATCCAAATCGATGAAAGCTCTTTTTCCGATAGTTTTCAGTTTAGAGCCATTCTCAAAGGTTACGGTTGCCAAAGAGGAACAGTTGCTGAATACTGAGGCTTCAATCGTTTCTACACTTGCTGGAATCTCAATAGAGGTTATAGGACAATCTGAGAAAGCTCCATAATAATAATCAGAATAATAAGAATCAGAAGAATAACCACCACCGATAGTTTTCAGATTGGAGCCTTTCTCAAAGGTTACGGTTGCCAATTTAGAACAATTCTTGAATGCCGCCATTTCAATCGTTTCTACGCTTGCTGGAATCTCAATAGAGGTTATTGGACAATCTGAGAAAGCTCCATAATAATAATCAGAATAATAATGACAACTACCACCGATAGTTTTCAGATTGGAGCCTTTCTCAAAGGTTACGGTTGCCAATTTAGAACAGCCGTAGAATGCCGCCTCTTCAATCGTTTCTACGCTTGCTGGAATCTCAATAGAGGTCAATGCTGCACAATCCGAAAAAGCACCATAATAATAAACATAATAATGAGAAGAAAGACCACCACCGATAGTTTTCAGATTGGAGCCTTTCTCAAAGGTTACGGTTGCCAATTTAGAACAATTCTTGAATGCAGTCGCTTCAATCGTTTCTACGCTTGCTGGAATCTCAATAGAGGTCAATGCTGCACAATCCGAAAAAGCACCATAATAATAAGGAGACTCAGGATTATAACCACCGCCGATAGTTTTCAGTTGAGAACCTTTCTCAAAGGTTACTGTTGTCAGAGAGGAACACCCTTTGAATGCCTCCTGTTCAATCGTTTCTACGCTTGCTGGAATCTCAATAGAGGTTATTGGACAATGCTCAAAAGCGTAATTTCCAATTGCTTTCAAATGTGAGCCTTTCTCGAAAGTTACGGTTGCCAATTTAGAACAATTATTGAATGCCGCCTGTTCAATTGTTTCCACACTGGCAGGAATTTCAATAGAGGTTAGCCCATTTTTTGAAAATGCATATTCTCCAATCGTTATCAAGGTATTGGGAAGTATCACAGACGAGATATTTTTTGAGTTATACAATGCCTTATTGGGCAATGTCGAGATATTTACTTCTGAAATATCGAGAACGCCTAAATATGGCAACTGATCCTTGATAAAAAGAAAATCCTCAAGATTTAATTCACCCGTAATTTTTAATGATAGGATTGTCTCAATATTCAGTCCCATTTTTTGCAGAGTCGTTGCCAATGCTCCTTTTTGGGGTACATGTACTATAACTGGCGATGGCTCAGCCTGCTTGATTGTCACGATTTCATATAATTGATAGTTGTAGTCATATATGAAAATTTTGCCTTCTCGCTTCTCTGGAGTGGAATTGGGCTTAACCTCAAATTTAATCTCGATGCATACTTCTGACCATTGAATATCATTTATAATAATCCAATCAGAATCCGTTTCCATATTGGAACAGACGGTTTTAATGATAAACTCACCGCCTAATGCTTCTGCTTCGATTTCGGATGTAATAATCGTTTCAGAATTAGAATCGTCTATATCTGCATTGCCTTCTGTATCACTTTTGGAGCAACCGCCCAAAAAGGTAATGAACAGCGTAAGTAATAATAACTTTTTCATAGGATGAATGATGAAAATGTTAAAGTGTCAGATTTCCTGGTAATGAAATATCTGTTGTAACTTATCATGTACTTTGAGCCCGTTTTTCCAGTCTATTTTTGTATTCTCGTTTATTGATGCTAAATTGATAGGATCACCAATCAGCCCATTTACCACCATGTGACCTTGATAGAGGTAATAAACATCCATCCTTTGGATGATTTGGATGCATGGTTTTATTTTCCTCTCGTTGGGGCTGTCTGGATTAATCCGAATATTCAATTTTTCGTATTGATGTTTGCAATTTTGCAATGTCAATTCGAGATTATCTCCATTCGGACGAATAGAAACAATCGAATAAACAACAGGCAGATGATAACGGGCTGTCATAATGTTTGTACCGTATCAACTCCTGCTGCGGTGGTTTATATACAAAAAGAAAGTGTGGAGTTGTTCGTTTATCGACCGAGAGGCATTTGGCGTAGCCCGTAAGCAAATAAACAATACCCCACACCGAATAAGTATATATCAGAATGATATATGCCTATACACGGTGATGAGTGTCTGTATTGCCTATCCTTGCTTACTTAAAAATCGCCAAATTTTCTCGGTAAGGATTAGCGAAACACTTTCACTAAACTAATATGTTACCGCCCATCGAGACGATGGCACAAAGTTAGGAAATGTTTCTCAATACGCAACACTCTTGGGGTATTGTAGTTGCAAAGTTCTTGAAAACAAAGCATCTTTCCAATAGTGGAGTATATGGATTCAAAACTTTGTTCTTTATAGATTGGGATAAAAGATTTGAAGTTTACGCCTGCATAAATTCAAAAATTCTGTTTTTCGGAATCCTCAAAACCACGGATTCCGACTTTACGTCAGCATAAATTCCATATCTGTAAGTTGTAGATTTTGCAGCAAATCGTAATATGTAGATTATAAACGACATAGCCATTTTGTTATGTATTAGTGCGCTTTGTTTTGGAGCATAAGAAAATACCCCTGCCGTCATAAGACAGCAAGGGTATTCTTCTCTGTAAAGCGTTACTCCACAAACCAACTGTACTCGGTATCCCCCTCCAAGGCACGACCGATTCCTGCAATCAGCTCCGTTGCATTCAGCGACCTGTCAAGGAAGGTGTCGATGTAGCTGGACTTGTTGGCTCCTGTAAAGAGGTTATAGACCTTCCACAAGTCAATCTCGGGATTGTCCCCTCGTGAAAAGTGCTCGTCCGTGTAGTAAGCCTTTGCCACGGCATTGATGTGGCAGTCGGTAAACTCCAAGGCTGGAAGCTGCCGTTTCTCGGCGGTGGGCAGGTATTGATACAAGCGTGCTTTGCCGATCAACTGGGCAAACTGGTGTTCACTGAGCGATTGCCGTTGTAAGGCTGCCATCTGCTGAATATGCCGTTCGGCATCGTATTGCTGAAACAACTGCAACGAAACCTCAAACAAGTCCTGCATACTCATTACCCGCAACTCCCGCTTGAATCCATCGGTCGATACACACAGGTTGCAACAGACAAGGTTCTTGAATCCGATGAAGACCTTGAACTTCTCGACCGTCTTTTTCGAATAGAGATTTTCGTGGTTGTAGGCCCTTACCCCTCCAATCGAGAGATGGAGCCGATTGCCTGCCACCTCCTCGTAAATCGAGGGAACCTCAAAGCAGAAGGCCATGCGTTCGTAATAAATGGTCTTGTCCGTCTCCAGGAGCTGGTTCACGGGCTTGTGTATGGCCTCGGGAATCCGACCCTTGATGATATGCGAAACGACAATATCGGGCGTGTCGATGGCCTCCTGTGGAAACAACCGATGGGCAGCGTTCCAAACGGTCTCAACAAAACTCTGGTGGGAGATGGTCACCTCGTTGTCCTTGCTGAATACGGGAACGACACAATCGTTCTTCAGATGGGCCATATCAACAGGCTTGGTGTTGGCATCGATAAAGTGACGGGTCCGCGGTGCAGTTCCGAGCGATACAATCGGAGTTACGGGACGCTCCTCTACAATGGTTGCCTCCTCCACGGGGAGATTCAACCCTACGGCAAATTCGGGATTAGGCTGAAAGGCTGGAAGCATGGCTGTGGAGGTTTTGCGTGGAAGGATTCGATTGCGTGGTCTGCGTCATGTTGCACCATTTGAGGATGGCTTGCCCCACGGCAGGAGTTATCGTGAACTCGGGACGCCCTGTAAAGAGCCCTGTTCGGTCTTTGGAGGTGGTGGCCTTGTGGTTCATGGCGATGTCCAGCACGGCGGTGAACTCATAGTCCACGTTATCACGCTGTACGGCCTTCAGGCCCACCTTCTCGGGGACCATCTTTCCGTTCTTGTCCGAGAGGACATAATCCTGCTTGGAACGCATGGTGCAGATGATGTGGCATGAGGAGTTGAGAATGCGTTGGATGAAGGCATTCTGACGGGGTGTGACCTTGGCCCAGTTGGCAAAGGAGTTTCCTTGCAGGTTGGCGTGGAAATCGAGCAGGTAGTCCCAGCAATGAGAGATGCTGTCGATGACGATGACCTCGGCACCCGCCTGTTCACAAATACCGATAGCCTCGATGTAGGTCTCGGGAGAGTAGTCGGGCAGGGTGAGAACCTGATAATTGCCCAGATGGGCATAGAGATCGGCCGAACCGTTCTCGGAATCGATGACGGCAACACGGGACCAGTCGGAGGTCATGCCGTAAGCGATGAGGAGCGAGGAGTAGGTCTTTCCCGACCCCGAGGCTCCAGCCAGTGCCAGCCGCATTTTGGCTGCACGGCGCATGGATGGACGTAATTGCATAAAGCTACAAATTAGATGATGAATAAATAAATACACTCATCATCTGTCTGTTGCTTTTGTTGTTAGTCTGGAAAAATTCCCGATAATCTGCCACAAAAAATCCCTCCCCGAAATTCGCTTTCCAAACCGAACAGGGGGAGGGGTGTTTTACGGTGCCTTGGAACGGGGGCAGTATTCATGTAACTAATGTGCTATCATCCGATCTCTTACGATAACTATACACGCCGTTGTCTTGCCATTGATTTTCGGTGATGTTATTTTCACCTCGTATCATTTGGCGAGATCAGTCGCTTTTGCAGTTTGTTGAATACCCAAACTGTCGTATATCTTTTGCAGTTCAGTTTTGACCTTGCTTTTGGCAATAGGTGCCTGCTTGGTAAAGGTCTCATTTATCATCTTCACGATTTTATACTCGGTAGGTGCTGGGTGGCGTTTCATCAGTTCCCGTTTAATATTGCCTACATGGTATTTCAATGCCTGCACCTTGGCTGTACCCAACTCCTCATAAGCCTGCTTCACCAAAGGATATTTGACAGCAATCTGGGCACACAACTCTTCATGGCTTACCAGTGAGAAAAAAGGCTGGGACGTTTTCAGCCGATGGTATTCTTCAAACAACTCCCTGAATGTAACCCGCGTATTGTTTTTATCCTCCAACTTCTCGATAATTTCGCTGAATAAATGCTGTGTAATGGAGTATCCGTTTCGTTTCAGTTCGCTGGAAAGATTTACATAGGTCCTGTAAATATGACGGCATATCTTGAAATTCACGATGTCCATATTGGCGAGGTTCTTATCCACCACCAGCCGATTATCTTCTATGCGTACATATTGTTCGTTGATATATTTGATTTTCGACAGCGTTTTAATTCTTGTCGTTTCACTCAACTTGTTTATCTCGTCCGCATAGCTTACCGCCTCTGCAAGCACTTTCTTTGTCGATGCCACATATTCATCCAATGTTACCTCTCGGCTGTACTTGGTCGTGGAATAGACATGGATAATCTCGCCCTTATACTTGGAATCTCTCAACCGACCGCAAATTTGAGTAAACAGGGTTGAGATGTCCAATAGGGTATGAGCCTTGTTGCCATCGCTGACGATGAAGGTAACTCCGTTTTCATCATACAGGTCACATCCTTCAAAACAGGTCGAGGTGTAAAAATTTATCTTCTTCACGGAATCTGAAGGCTGATCAATGGGATAGTCCTTGCCTAACTTGCGCTGGTTGTTCTCTCCATTGTCCCCGCTAACCGAACAGACCACTTTAACCTGTTCGGGAGTGAGTTTTGCTATATCTATCACCTTTGCGATGAACTCTACGCTGTTTACAAAGATGTGTAGATTGTAAGGCAAACCACCATCCAACACCTTGCGGCACTCCTTAACGATATATTGTGCAGGCTTGGAGGTCTGACGGGAGCGGATGTTGACCTCTTGCAGATGCGGTCAGTTGATTTCGCATATGGGCAGATGCTTCAGCTCTTCCAGAACATACTCCTGTTCTATCGGGGTAGCTGTCATATAAGTAACCCGTGAAAATCTGGTTGCCTCTGCCAACAGGTTTTTAATGGCCGTATGACGAAACGAGTAGGAGTTGAATAAGACGTGTCATTCATCCACCAGCAGGAAAGTATCTTTATAAGGCTCTATGCCAATATTTTGCAATGCCTTAATGGTTCGTGGCAAGGAATCGTATGTAACGGCTATCTTTAAAGGAGAATGGCTCTGTGCATAGTCGATAATCTCCTGCTCTCCAATCCCCTCGTAAACGCCCAGCACGGAAATATCGTCCTTGCGGTAAATGGTCTTGTTCTTGACCAGCGCCACGTAAGGCATGGCTATAATGGTTGGAATGGAATTGCGGATAGCCAACTCGGTAGCACCGCACCCTGTCTGCTTCTTGTTGAAGAGACAGTTTACAGGAATCTCTGTCAGAAAGTCTGACAAGTAAGTTGCCCCAGCTGGAGCGTTGATAACTCAATTTTGATTTGCAATGTTATTTGTATTCATAAATAATTGATTATTAATTGTGTTATATATCTTTTTGTCTATTACCTCTTTAATGGGAGTCTCTCTGAATCTTCCATATTTTTTAATCCTGTAATTGTATTTATAAAGGAAATCTTCATTTCGTACTCAAAAAATGTGGTAATCTTTTATCTCTCTAATCTTAATGGAATCTCTATCATTAAATGGCATCTTCCAAATAAGCGGAATATAGCGAACGAGTTTCTATCTCTCTAATTTTGCTTATCCGCTTTATCATCTATTCCATATTTTTTAATTCTGAAATACATTCTTTATAGGAAATCTTCATTTCGCACTCAAAAAATGTGGTAACAGATAAATGAAGAGCAGTTTCAATCACGAAAAATAGATTCATCAACCAAGTAAGATGAATACTTTTTTTAGCGATATTTTTTTACACGCAAAAATGCGTGAATAAAAAATGGGCAAAAAAAGTTTTTCATCACACAAGTTGTGAGAAAAAAATTATCGCCAAAAATCGCGCATCGCTTTTTTGATGAAAAGTTTTTTGGCAAGAATAAATTGTTCTCACTCTTACATGATGTGTCGTTAAAAGTGCCTGTTTTTAGTGAATGCACTTTTTAACGATTCCCTATTTTTCGATTCTGAAACTATCTTATTAAAGGGAATGTTCATTTCACACTCAAAAAATGTGGAAAGACAGCGCAAAGAAAAGGCAGACGAATCTGCCCTTATAGGAACTGCTCAATTTGTAGTGTGGGTTTCTTTACTGAATTGCTCTGCAAAGATATAAAATATTTAACCAAAAGTCAAGTAATTGACTGATATTTTTGGCATATAATCTGAATCAGCCCGTGTGTCGTTGATAACTCGCTATTTAATAGGATATAACGATTATATTTAGACCTTTGCCCTGCCACAAGGGTATTCTTTGCGGTCTGTAATCTTTGGGCAAGGATTGCAGCCATTATCAGCCCCTCTGCATAAAGGACAGAGTAAGTAAAGGCCATGAAAAAGATGGTTATTTCAAAGGATGACGCCCAGCGTCAGTTTGCATTCGTTAAGGGAAACCGCCCTGTAAATGTCAAAATCGTAAAGCAGAAAGAAAAATCCATGAAAGCCTATGGGCAATTGACGCCTATCACGGTAACTGATGGCGAAAAGGTAATTCAGATGGGCGGTCGTCTGGTCGATTTGAAAGGGAGTGAAATCTCCAACGAGGATGCAGGAAAGTATTACGCCGTATTGGACGGTCAGCACCGATTGGTAGCTTATCAGAATTTGGGGTTGGATTTGAATGACCTTGTAATTTGCGAACCCCTCAATGCCGAATTATCCATTACGGAGGTCATTGCACAAATGAATATCTGTACCACCGTTTGGAAAAAATCGGATTACATGGCCGCACCAGCCATGATGCTCAAAGAAGCCAACGAAGTGTTCGATTTCGCCATGTCCCTGCATGGCAAGGCGTGTCCACTTTCCACAATTTCGTTATGGTGTTTCGGCAAGAACACTCTGCAAGCTAAAGACTTGGTGGAGTGTCTTAATACGAAACAGTTGCCTAAAGTCTTTGAGGATGAAACGTGGTTTCGTTCCAGTAGCAGGTGGTATAAGGCTGCACAGGGTAAGTTTAAGGATAAATTCCTTATGAACAGATATTTAATCGACTTTATCATCAAGCAACAGAATCCCGATGAGGATTTCGAACAGTTCACGGTGAAAATGGAACAGAAAATCAACGCCTTAACACGCGATCAAGCTGACCAGATTATGAATCCTCGCAAAATGATAGGCGTGGCACGGGAGCAGTTGATTATGGATATGCTGACACAGTATCTCGGTTAAAAATGACAATTGTATAAGGTTTGTGGAGGTCGGGATTATTATTGGTTCCCGACCTCCTTTACCTTCACAATAAGTGTTGCATGGCTTCGTCAATTTGCGAATTCTCGAATGAATCGAGGTAGATTTGCGTGGTCTTTAGGCTATGATGCCCCAAGGCCTCGGATATGATGCCGATATTCACGCCCGACTTCTTCAGTACGGTGGCAAAACTGTGCCTTGCGACATAGGTCGTAACGGTAGACTTGATCTTCAAACGCTTGCTGATACCCCGCAAGGCAAAATTCACCCTGCCGCACATTTTATGCACTCGATTCTTCTTTTGCATGGGCGTAATGTGTACCCGCTCATCCAATATCGGGAACAGATAACCCGCCTGCCTGCAATGTCCATCGTATTTGGCAAGAATCTCCCTTGCTTGTGCCGACAACGGGACATTGACAGCTCCATGCGTTTTCTGACGGCAATAGATCAACCGCCCTTCCACGATATTGGCAGGCGTCAGGTTGGCCATATCCACAAACGAGATACCACCACACAAATAGGAGAAGACAAACACATCGTGGGCAAACTGCTCGATAGCCTTACCCTGTGAACAATCAGCGGCCATAATCTTCATCACGTCCGTCTTGTTCAAGGCGCGTTTCGGTGTTCGGGTATTGAATTTACTGATCTTGTACTCGTTGAACGGATTCTTCTCCTTGCCGACAATCTTGGCTCTGACCGCACGATTGAATATCGCTCGCAAGGTCCGCATCTGAAAACTCAAGGTTGTCTCCTTGTTCCCTTTTGACCGCATCCAATTCTCGAAAGCGTTCAGGAAGGCTTCATCAATCTGTCCGAACGCATAAGCCAACGGTTTATCCGCGTGGAAGGATCGCAAGACTTGGTAGGAGTTCTGATAGGCATAAGCATTGCCTACCGCCCCCTCCTGTTTGAGTTGCTCAATGGTTCTCAAATAGAAATGTTCGACTGTTTCCGACTGGATTTGCTCTCGGGACTGCTCCTTGACAAGCGTTTGAGCAGTATAATCCTCATTGTTGGCGCTTTTCTCCAACAGCTTGGTTTGATACTCGGTCTTGACCTTCAGGATGATCTGCTGGATATACTTGCGGTCGGGACACTTGGGCTTGGGTTCGTTGCGGTCGAAATCCCAATTTGACGGATGGACCGACACGCCGAGACTTTTCATCGTCCGTTTGCGGTCCTTTGTAATGCGCAACATGAGCGGATGCTCCCCGTTGGCGAGGGTCTTGCTTTTGAAGCAAATGACAGAAATTGTGGCGTCCATAGCCTTTTGGCGGTTTACACCACGGTTTACACACCCCGCGTAAAATGCCGCAGAAACGGGGTCGGAAGC is a genomic window containing:
- a CDS encoding leucine-rich repeat protein, which translates into the protein MKKLLLLTLFITFLGGCSKSDTEGNADIDDSNSETIITSEIEAEALGGEFIIKTVCSNMETDSDWIIINDIQWSEVCIEIKFEVKPNSTPEKREGKIFIYDYNYQLYEIVTIKQAEPSPVIVHVPQKGALATTLQKMGLNIETILSLKITGELNLEDFLFIKDQLPYLGVLDISEVNISTLPNKALYNSKNISSVILPNTLITIGEYAFSKNGLTSIEIPASVETIEQAAFNNCSKLATVTFEKGSHLKAIGNYAFEHCPITSIEIPASVETIEQEAFKGCSSLTTVTFEKGSQLKTIGGGYNPESPYYYGAFSDCAALTSIEIPASVETIEATAFKNCSKLATVTFEKGSNLKTIGGGLSSHYYVYYYGAFSDCAALTSIEIPASVETIEEAAFYGCSKLATVTFEKGSNLKTIGGSCHYYSDYYYGAFSDCPITSIEIPASVETIEMAAFKNCSKLATVTFEKGSNLKTIGGGYSSDSYYSDYYYGAFSDCPITSIEIPASVETIEASVFSNCSSLATVTFENGSKLKTIGKRAFIDLDKLMIVDMSACTQVKTIGEYAFHGDSELRLFKIGTETPPTCEKNAFDWIDPYAELKVPSGCTYAYKREYGWNEFRSITELDE
- a CDS encoding ATP-binding protein; its protein translation is MQLRPSMRRAAKMRLALAGASGSGKTYSSLLIAYGMTSDWSRVAVIDSENGSADLYAHLGNYQVLTLPDYSPETYIEAIGICEQAGAEVIVIDSISHCWDYLLDFHANLQGNSFANWAKVTPRQNAFIQRILNSSCHIICTMRSKQDYVLSDKNGKMVPEKVGLKAVQRDNVDYEFTAVLDIAMNHKATTSKDRTGLFTGRPEFTITPAVGQAILKWCNMTQTTQSNPSTQNLHSHASSLSA
- a CDS encoding site-specific integrase; the encoded protein is MDATISVICFKSKTLANGEHPLMLRITKDRKRTMKSLGVSVHPSNWDFDRNEPKPKCPDRKYIQQIILKVKTEYQTKLLEKSANNEDYTAQTLVKEQSREQIQSETVEHFYLRTIEQLKQEGAVGNAYAYQNSYQVLRSFHADKPLAYAFGQIDEAFLNAFENWMRSKGNKETTLSFQMRTLRAIFNRAVRAKIVGKEKNPFNEYKISKFNTRTPKRALNKTDVMKIMAADCSQGKAIEQFAHDVFVFSYLCGGISFVDMANLTPANIVEGRLIYCRQKTHGAVNVPLSAQAREILAKYDGHCRQAGYLFPILDERVHITPMQKKNRVHKMCGRVNFALRGISKRLKIKSTVTTYVARHSFATVLKKSGVNIGIISEALGHHSLKTTQIYLDSFENSQIDEAMQHLL
- a CDS encoding DUF3871 family protein, with amino-acid sequence MLPAFQPNPEFAVGLNLPVEEATIVEERPVTPIVSLGTAPRTRHFIDANTKPVDMAHLKNDCVVPVFSKDNEVTISHQSFVETVWNAAHRLFPQEAIDTPDIVVSHIIKGRIPEAIHKPVNQLLETDKTIYYERMAFCFEVPSIYEEVAGNRLHLSIGGVRAYNHENLYSKKTVEKFKVFIGFKNLVCCNLCVSTDGFKRELRVMSMQDLFEVSLQLFQQYDAERHIQQMAALQRQSLSEHQFAQLIGKARLYQYLPTAEKRQLPALEFTDCHINAVAKAYYTDEHFSRGDNPEIDLWKVYNLFTGANKSSYIDTFLDRSLNATELIAGIGRALEGDTEYSWFVE